From a region of the Salinispira pacifica genome:
- a CDS encoding divergent polysaccharide deacetylase family protein produces MRKNSGSSKQTQSKRKPAGSRSGSRRSSGASLTPAAKRERFVRNITALLAVIVLALAGIYLLIPSGTDQSIAARDSGRGVGESETPLPVPAEPRADESAGAAEESGSGYRDSGVTGAGKSAETPASGEPEGEAALPVKIRPKLVVVIDDVGYNVEGLKPFLEIPVPVTFAVLPRLDYSRETARLISDAGQELILHLPMESQNGQDPGPGTLRSNMSGDELLREIQGNAATVPGIIGMNNHMGSKGTEDRRIVREVLEYARRDSLFFLDSRTSPQTVVPEIARDMNMKILERDIFLDNSQDTGYIMEALEKGKAVARDQGHAILIGHVWTEELAEILLENYPFIMEEGFDFATLSSIIMKGE; encoded by the coding sequence ATGAGAAAAAACTCCGGTTCTTCCAAACAGACCCAATCAAAACGAAAGCCCGCCGGAAGCCGTTCAGGTTCCCGGCGTTCATCCGGCGCTTCTCTCACCCCTGCAGCAAAACGGGAACGTTTTGTCCGCAATATTACCGCATTGCTGGCGGTGATTGTTCTGGCTCTGGCCGGGATTTATCTGCTCATTCCATCCGGTACCGATCAGTCTATTGCTGCCCGGGACTCCGGAAGGGGAGTCGGGGAGTCTGAAACACCGTTACCCGTACCCGCAGAACCACGGGCAGATGAGTCTGCAGGAGCTGCAGAAGAATCCGGCAGTGGGTACCGGGACTCCGGCGTTACCGGGGCCGGCAAAAGTGCCGAAACCCCGGCGTCCGGGGAACCGGAAGGGGAAGCAGCGCTGCCGGTGAAAATCCGGCCGAAACTTGTGGTTGTGATCGATGATGTGGGCTACAATGTTGAAGGACTCAAACCCTTTTTGGAAATCCCCGTACCTGTTACCTTCGCGGTTCTTCCCAGGCTTGACTACTCCCGGGAGACGGCCCGCTTAATCAGTGATGCCGGTCAGGAATTGATACTTCATTTGCCCATGGAGAGTCAGAACGGCCAGGATCCCGGGCCCGGTACGCTTCGCAGCAATATGTCCGGGGATGAACTGCTGAGGGAAATTCAGGGCAACGCAGCCACGGTGCCGGGAATTATCGGAATGAATAATCATATGGGAAGCAAGGGAACTGAAGACCGCAGAATTGTACGGGAAGTTCTGGAATACGCCAGGAGGGACTCGCTCTTTTTCCTCGATTCCCGTACCAGCCCACAGACAGTGGTTCCGGAGATTGCCCGGGATATGAACATGAAAATACTTGAGAGGGATATATTTTTGGATAACAGTCAGGATACCGGCTACATCATGGAAGCGCTGGAGAAAGGAAAGGCCGTAGCACGGGACCAGGGGCATGCCATACTCATCGGTCATGTCTGGACCGAAGAGCTGGCGGAAATCCTTCTGGAAAATTATCCCTTTATTATGGAAGAGGGATTCGACTTCGCAACCCTGTCGAGCATCATTATGAAAGGCGAATAA
- the carA gene encoding glutamine-hydrolyzing carbamoyl-phosphate synthase small subunit — MSVRTCLVLENGSIYNGKGFGYPAPLPRDLEPGTPSFSNAGEVVFNTAMVGYHEVLTDPSYTGQIITMTYPHMGNYGHLDDWNESGPLGEDCQDSSSCDPRPVKAAGFVLRSLYRGPVPKGRITLDEYLNRHEIPGITDVDTRRLTLEIRDGGAVNAVLVRPENPALGLSPDEINMISSYLESFPGMLGRNLVRDVGTSLKFSRSRPLEGSYAGMRLALYDCGTKANIIRELEKLGCEITVYPSDSSARDILNGKHHGVLVSNGPGDPQVLQDQIATVKGLIGNMPVFGICLGHQLIAEALGARTYKMKFGHHGINHPVRDERTKKVFVTSQNHGFAVDEKTLPSGTQVWFRNANDLSIEGIRNDELSVLTAQFHPESAPGPYDSHWIFQAFLDAVPREAWAEPA; from the coding sequence ATGAGTGTCAGAACCTGCCTGGTTCTTGAAAACGGTTCCATATATAACGGTAAGGGATTCGGCTATCCGGCTCCATTGCCCCGGGATCTGGAACCGGGAACCCCGAGTTTCAGCAACGCCGGTGAGGTGGTGTTCAACACCGCCATGGTGGGCTACCACGAAGTCCTCACCGATCCTTCCTACACCGGTCAGATTATCACCATGACATATCCCCATATGGGAAACTACGGCCATCTGGACGACTGGAATGAAAGCGGTCCTCTGGGCGAAGACTGTCAGGATTCATCCTCCTGCGATCCCCGTCCGGTGAAGGCCGCAGGTTTTGTTCTGCGGAGTCTGTATCGCGGCCCGGTTCCCAAGGGCCGGATTACCCTGGACGAATATCTGAATAGACACGAAATACCGGGCATTACCGATGTTGATACCCGCAGACTCACCCTGGAGATCAGGGACGGCGGGGCGGTAAACGCAGTGCTGGTTCGTCCGGAAAACCCCGCTCTGGGTCTCAGTCCCGATGAAATCAATATGATATCCAGCTATCTCGAGTCCTTCCCCGGCATGCTGGGAAGAAACCTGGTCCGGGATGTAGGCACCAGCCTGAAATTCAGCCGAAGCAGACCTCTTGAAGGCAGCTATGCGGGAATGCGCCTGGCCCTGTATGACTGCGGGACCAAGGCCAATATCATCAGGGAGCTGGAAAAACTTGGCTGTGAAATAACCGTGTACCCCTCGGACAGCAGCGCCCGGGACATTCTGAACGGAAAACATCACGGAGTTCTGGTATCCAACGGGCCAGGGGATCCCCAGGTTCTTCAGGATCAGATCGCAACCGTGAAGGGTCTCATCGGAAACATGCCGGTCTTCGGTATCTGCCTGGGTCATCAGCTCATCGCCGAAGCCCTGGGCGCACGGACCTACAAGATGAAATTCGGCCACCACGGCATCAATCACCCGGTGCGGGATGAGCGTACCAAAAAGGTGTTTGTCACCAGTCAGAACCACGGCTTTGCGGTGGATGAAAAGACTCTGCCCTCCGGAACCCAGGTATGGTTCAGGAACGCCAATGATCTGAGCATCGAGGGAATCCGGAACGACGAACTTTCGGTGCTTACCGCTCAGTTTCATCCCGAGTCCGCTCCAGGTCCCTATGATTCCCATTGGATCTTCCAGGCGTTTCTGGATGCAGTACCCAGGGAAGCCTGGGCTGAACCTGCCTGA
- a CDS encoding adenine phosphoribosyltransferase, with translation MNLKEFDESIRRVKDFPKPGINFYDITSILTNSEAFGYCLEQMNLWIDELEVDTLLAVEARGFLFAAPLAQMRKIPLVLARKKGKLPGKTWCEEYSLEYGTDVVCIQQEDIAPGSRVLLIDDLIATGGTLKATAALVKNQARSSLAGYAAVIGLPFLGYEKHLDDAPIRTLINYQGE, from the coding sequence ATGAATCTCAAGGAATTTGATGAATCTATACGGCGGGTGAAGGACTTTCCCAAGCCTGGAATAAACTTTTATGACATTACCAGCATCCTCACCAACAGCGAAGCCTTCGGGTACTGTCTGGAACAGATGAATCTCTGGATTGATGAGCTTGAGGTGGATACCCTGCTTGCGGTGGAGGCCCGTGGATTTCTTTTTGCCGCCCCTCTGGCCCAGATGCGAAAAATACCGCTGGTACTTGCCCGGAAAAAAGGGAAGCTCCCCGGAAAAACCTGGTGCGAAGAATACAGTCTGGAGTATGGAACCGATGTTGTCTGCATTCAACAGGAAGATATTGCTCCCGGCAGCAGAGTGCTGCTCATAGATGATCTCATCGCAACAGGTGGAACCTTGAAGGCTACTGCCGCACTGGTGAAAAATCAGGCCCGTTCCAGTCTTGCCGGGTATGCCGCCGTAATCGGTCTGCCTTTTCTGGGGTATGAAAAGCATCTTGACGACGCCCCCATCCGTACGCTCATCAACTATCAGGGAGAATAA
- the tsaD gene encoding tRNA (adenosine(37)-N6)-threonylcarbamoyltransferase complex transferase subunit TsaD gives MLVLGIESSCDECSFAVVENGRKIISHVIATQIEDHKPYNGVVPEIASRRHVEMITPVYRQTMELAAEQGVKPSDIQGIGVTTHPGLSGSLVVGLNYAKALSYAWNVPYVGVNHILAHLYAPQLEQEIPYPYLGLLVSGGHTMITLVKGYQDIQVLGASIDDACGEAFDKVAKHYGLGYPGGKLIDDLAMQGNDRAFAFPFANLHKGGHRYDVSYSGLKNAVINQLDTFWDGKSEKSVENICASFQRVAITSLLKKLYRAVEDTGITTIVAGGGVAANSYLRKSLEEHPDYQVYFPGMELCTDNGAMIAGIAYHYLKEGNVSGLDAGVSPRVKGFRKI, from the coding sequence ATGCTGGTTCTGGGAATAGAAAGCTCCTGCGATGAGTGTTCCTTCGCGGTGGTGGAAAACGGCAGAAAGATAATCTCCCATGTAATCGCCACACAGATTGAAGATCATAAGCCGTATAACGGCGTGGTTCCCGAGATTGCCAGCCGTCGGCATGTGGAGATGATCACCCCGGTGTACCGCCAGACCATGGAGCTGGCGGCGGAGCAGGGGGTAAAGCCTTCGGATATTCAGGGAATCGGCGTAACCACCCATCCCGGCCTGAGCGGAAGCCTGGTGGTGGGCCTGAACTATGCCAAAGCCCTGAGCTATGCCTGGAATGTTCCCTATGTGGGAGTGAACCACATCCTTGCCCACCTCTACGCCCCCCAGCTGGAGCAGGAAATTCCCTATCCCTATCTGGGGCTGCTGGTTTCCGGCGGTCACACCATGATCACCCTTGTGAAGGGGTATCAGGATATTCAGGTTCTGGGAGCCAGCATTGATGATGCCTGCGGCGAAGCCTTCGACAAGGTTGCAAAGCATTACGGACTGGGATATCCCGGAGGAAAACTGATAGACGACCTGGCAATGCAGGGGAATGACCGGGCTTTTGCCTTTCCCTTCGCAAACCTTCATAAAGGCGGACACCGCTATGATGTGTCCTACTCAGGATTGAAAAACGCCGTTATCAACCAGCTGGATACCTTCTGGGACGGAAAAAGCGAAAAAAGCGTGGAAAATATCTGCGCCAGCTTTCAACGGGTTGCCATTACCAGTCTTTTGAAGAAACTGTACCGGGCGGTGGAGGACACAGGAATAACCACCATCGTAGCCGGAGGCGGAGTTGCCGCCAACTCATATTTACGAAAATCACTGGAAGAACATCCGGATTATCAGGTATATTTCCCCGGCATGGAATTATGCACCGATAACGGTGCAATGATTGCCGGCATCGCCTATCATTATTTGAAAGAGGGAAACGTCAGCGGACTGGATGCCGGTGTTTCCCCCAGGGTAAAGGGGTTCAGGAAAATCTGA